The following are encoded in a window of Nibricoccus aquaticus genomic DNA:
- a CDS encoding HAD family hydrolase has protein sequence MQLDIPAGDFDGYIFDLDGTLIDTMPLHFIAWSEAMKRAGLPVPLSEDLFYSLGGVPTRRVAEIFGEHYKMKVDADAVSHVKEALYLERIAQVERIEAVVAFARKVAKTRPVAIATGGQPEIAIPAIRAAGLEDIFKVVITPDDVAPGRGKPEPDMFVLAAQRIGVDPKKCLAFEDAEPGIKAALAAGMKVVRVASRK, from the coding sequence ATGCAACTCGATATTCCCGCAGGCGATTTTGACGGTTATATTTTCGATCTCGATGGCACGCTCATCGACACGATGCCGCTGCACTTCATCGCGTGGAGCGAGGCGATGAAACGGGCTGGGCTGCCGGTGCCGTTGAGTGAGGATTTGTTTTATTCGCTCGGCGGCGTGCCGACGCGGCGGGTGGCGGAGATTTTCGGCGAACACTACAAGATGAAGGTCGATGCGGATGCGGTTTCGCACGTGAAGGAGGCGCTTTATCTGGAGCGCATCGCGCAGGTGGAGCGGATCGAGGCGGTGGTGGCGTTTGCGCGGAAGGTCGCGAAGACAAGGCCGGTGGCGATCGCGACGGGCGGGCAGCCGGAGATCGCGATTCCGGCGATTCGCGCGGCGGGGCTGGAGGATATTTTCAAAGTGGTGATCACGCCGGACGATGTGGCGCCGGGTCGCGGGAAACCGGAGCCGGATATGTTCGTGCTCGCGGCGCAGCGGATCGGCGTGGATCCGAAGAAGTGTCTCGCGTTTGAGGATGCTGAGCCGGGGATCAAGGCGGCGCTGGCGGCGGGGATGAAGGTCGTGCGGGTGGCGAGCCGGAAGTGA
- a CDS encoding rhamnulokinase, with protein sequence MPSASSKAKPASSKPTFCAAVDLGATSGRVILGAWSKNKLTLTEAHRFPNTFRSLGTNDYWDIGGLWHEVQTGLRKAIALLPKGAVLASVGVDTWGVDYALVNDAGRLVFPVHAYRDARTQAGLKKLGDTRAALERVYAATGIPNVFYNSSLQLAEAVASCPAIEDQATRCLFLPDYFNFLLSGRMANELTIASTTQLLDVHSTDWSRATLDHFHIPAQWFSKPVLAGTKLGTVTSLPELKGVKVIAVPGHDTAAAYDAMPAAEDGSDLFLSSGTWSLVGFESDSPVLGTEALTTRVANERIGDGRYRPLKNVIGLWLLEGVMKSFADRPKNDKEWAALITAAEKLPAPKTLLDTGDPSFANPPSMKAAIDAHLKKRRAPAPKNLPTYVRLICDSLGQGHAEAKSAFERMTGRTFKRILMVGGGSKNRLLCQATANAANVPVISFSLEGTAVGNLASQLISLGAVKDLKTFRRHLAADLKQTTYTPAKR encoded by the coding sequence ATGCCTTCCGCATCCTCCAAAGCCAAACCCGCTTCGTCCAAACCCACCTTCTGCGCCGCCGTTGATCTCGGAGCCACCAGTGGCCGCGTCATTCTCGGCGCCTGGTCGAAAAACAAACTCACGCTCACCGAAGCGCACCGCTTTCCGAATACGTTCCGCTCCCTCGGCACAAATGACTACTGGGACATCGGCGGACTCTGGCACGAAGTGCAGACCGGCCTCCGCAAAGCCATCGCCCTGCTCCCGAAAGGCGCGGTCCTCGCCTCCGTCGGTGTCGACACCTGGGGCGTCGACTACGCCCTCGTCAACGACGCCGGCCGCCTCGTTTTTCCCGTCCACGCATACCGCGACGCCCGCACACAAGCCGGCCTCAAAAAACTCGGTGACACCCGCGCCGCCCTCGAACGCGTTTACGCCGCCACTGGCATCCCCAACGTCTTCTACAACTCCAGCCTCCAGCTCGCCGAAGCCGTTGCCAGCTGCCCCGCCATCGAAGACCAGGCCACGCGCTGCCTCTTCCTTCCCGATTATTTTAATTTCCTCCTCTCCGGCCGCATGGCCAACGAGCTGACCATCGCCAGCACCACTCAGCTCCTCGACGTCCACTCGACCGACTGGTCGCGCGCCACGCTCGATCACTTCCACATCCCCGCGCAGTGGTTCAGCAAACCCGTGCTCGCCGGCACCAAGCTCGGCACCGTCACGAGCCTGCCCGAACTCAAAGGCGTCAAAGTCATCGCCGTCCCCGGCCACGACACCGCCGCCGCCTACGACGCCATGCCCGCCGCCGAAGACGGCTCCGACCTCTTCCTCAGCTCCGGCACCTGGTCGCTCGTCGGCTTCGAAAGCGACTCACCCGTCCTCGGTACCGAAGCACTCACTACGCGTGTCGCCAACGAACGCATCGGCGACGGCCGCTACCGCCCGCTCAAAAACGTCATCGGCCTCTGGCTCCTCGAAGGCGTCATGAAGTCCTTCGCCGACCGCCCGAAGAACGACAAGGAATGGGCTGCCCTCATCACCGCCGCCGAAAAACTCCCCGCGCCCAAAACGCTCCTCGACACCGGCGATCCGTCGTTCGCCAACCCGCCGTCGATGAAAGCCGCGATCGACGCCCACCTCAAAAAACGCCGCGCCCCCGCGCCTAAAAATCTCCCGACCTACGTCCGCCTCATCTGCGACTCCCTCGGACAAGGCCACGCCGAAGCGAAGTCCGCCTTCGAACGCATGACCGGCCGCACCTTCAAACGCATCCTCATGGTCGGCGGCGGCTCGAAAAACCGCCTCCTCTGCCAGGCCACCGCCAACGCCGCGAACGTGCCCGTCATCTCCTTCAGCCTCGAAGGCACCGCCGTCGGCAACCTCGCGAGCCAGCTCATTTCCTTGGGCGCCGTGAAAGACCTAAAAACCTTCCGCCGCCACCTCGCCGCCGACCTCAAGCAGACCACCTACACGCCTGCGAAACGCTAA
- a CDS encoding SAM hydroxide adenosyltransferase, translating to MPRLLLAILTLCVFSLVTVNAQSPTPRPKPPAKAPATLPPLDTGELEAGAKFAIARPLNWNGSVLLIAHGLRAENEPIVADLFPDRLAHKTLRDEGWIIAKTSYRRNGPIIADAITDLENLRAHIANTYGEPKRVIVEGDSMGGLIATIIAEQPPGDFPKYHGCIAVGAALSAREPNGTLGINLGTQLPLILLTNRSELTGPKAYVTPLTPFPRETRTVQPVLFRVSRDGHVNVNQHERLTALRALNDWLDRGPSALPKPAEGTEFFDATHEPEPQPSLVTFDADRRGFITRVTEVTAVYGNVAIDAQPSDFASTGIARNAWFQITAHDENRRVMYGRDFSAVKRGEWIAFPNADGFFWLARNFENAAKTADLKVGDEIRIRAYDKDQAAAPTYE from the coding sequence ATGCCGCGCCTTCTTCTCGCGATCCTCACGCTCTGCGTCTTCTCGCTCGTCACCGTAAACGCACAGTCCCCGACACCTCGTCCCAAACCACCGGCAAAAGCCCCCGCCACCCTCCCTCCCCTCGACACCGGCGAACTCGAAGCCGGCGCCAAATTCGCCATCGCTCGCCCTCTGAATTGGAACGGCTCCGTCCTCCTCATCGCCCACGGCCTCCGCGCTGAAAACGAACCCATCGTCGCCGACCTCTTCCCCGACCGCCTCGCCCACAAAACCCTCCGCGACGAAGGCTGGATCATCGCGAAAACTTCCTACCGCCGCAACGGCCCGATCATCGCCGACGCCATCACCGACCTCGAAAACCTACGTGCCCACATCGCGAATACCTACGGCGAACCCAAACGCGTCATCGTCGAAGGCGACTCCATGGGCGGCCTCATCGCCACCATCATCGCCGAACAACCACCCGGCGATTTCCCCAAATACCACGGCTGCATCGCCGTCGGCGCCGCCCTCAGCGCCCGCGAACCCAACGGCACACTCGGCATCAACCTCGGCACCCAGCTCCCGCTCATCCTCCTCACCAACCGCTCCGAACTCACCGGTCCCAAAGCCTACGTCACGCCCCTCACCCCGTTCCCCCGCGAGACGCGCACCGTGCAACCCGTCCTCTTCCGCGTCAGCCGCGACGGCCACGTGAACGTCAACCAGCACGAACGCCTCACCGCCCTCCGCGCCCTCAACGACTGGCTCGACCGCGGCCCCTCCGCTCTCCCCAAACCCGCCGAAGGCACCGAGTTTTTCGACGCCACCCACGAACCCGAACCCCAACCCTCGCTCGTCACCTTCGACGCCGACCGCCGCGGCTTCATCACCCGCGTCACCGAAGTCACCGCCGTTTACGGCAACGTCGCCATCGACGCCCAACCCTCCGACTTCGCCTCCACCGGCATCGCCCGCAACGCCTGGTTCCAAATCACCGCCCACGACGAAAACCGCCGCGTCATGTACGGCCGCGATTTCTCCGCCGTGAAACGCGGCGAATGGATCGCCTTCCCCAACGCCGACGGCTTCTTCTGGCTCGCCCGCAATTTCGAAAACGCCGCCAAAACCGCCGACCTCAAAGTAGGCGACGAAATCCGCATCCGCGCCTACGACAAAGACCAAGCCGCCGCGCCCACCTACGAGTGA
- a CDS encoding MBL fold metallo-hydrolase, giving the protein MNRRRFLADTAAVAALGLWFRNGLGAQTAPAGGGMPAVAMPGTQPAALKTEFRMLRRNVGIFTGRGGTIGWLATSEALAVVDTQFPETATLCLAGLPERGERMIDVVINTHYHGDHTGGNGVFRPVAKKMVAHAAVPELMKARAIRDKKPVEDLVIAETTFTETWSMALSDEVVSAKYFGPAHTKGDIVVLFEKANVVHMGDLLFNRVYPVIDRPGGAKIASWIGVLEKVTKEYPADALYIAGHAGEGRDVVLERGQLLVLRDYLSGLLEYTQGQITAGKAKSEIVALENLPAFPEFHQKLPNRLGSNLGVAYDELTEGKG; this is encoded by the coding sequence ATGAACCGTCGTCGTTTTCTGGCCGATACCGCTGCGGTGGCAGCGTTGGGGTTGTGGTTTCGCAATGGACTGGGTGCGCAGACGGCGCCGGCGGGCGGAGGGATGCCGGCGGTGGCGATGCCGGGGACGCAGCCGGCGGCGTTGAAGACGGAGTTCCGGATGTTGCGGCGGAATGTGGGGATTTTCACGGGGCGCGGCGGCACGATTGGCTGGCTGGCGACGAGCGAGGCGCTGGCGGTGGTGGACACGCAGTTTCCGGAGACGGCGACGCTATGTCTCGCGGGGTTGCCGGAGCGCGGGGAGCGGATGATCGATGTGGTGATCAATACGCACTACCACGGGGATCACACAGGAGGAAACGGTGTGTTTCGTCCGGTCGCGAAGAAGATGGTGGCGCACGCGGCTGTGCCGGAGCTCATGAAGGCGCGCGCGATCCGGGATAAAAAGCCGGTCGAGGATCTGGTGATCGCGGAGACGACTTTCACGGAAACGTGGAGCATGGCGCTCAGCGACGAAGTGGTGAGCGCGAAATATTTCGGGCCGGCGCATACGAAGGGCGACATCGTGGTGCTTTTCGAGAAGGCCAATGTGGTTCACATGGGCGATTTGTTGTTCAACCGGGTTTATCCGGTGATTGATCGGCCGGGCGGCGCGAAGATCGCGAGTTGGATCGGCGTGCTGGAGAAGGTGACGAAGGAGTATCCGGCAGATGCGCTCTATATCGCGGGGCACGCGGGCGAGGGGCGTGACGTGGTGCTGGAGCGCGGGCAGTTGCTGGTGTTGCGGGATTATTTAAGCGGACTGCTGGAGTACACGCAGGGGCAGATCACGGCGGGGAAGGCGAAGAGCGAGATCGTGGCGCTGGAGAATCTGCCGGCGTTTCCGGAGTTTCATCAGAAGCTGCCGAACCGGTTGGGGAGCAATCTGGGTGTGGCGTATGATGAGCTGACGGAGGGGAAGGGGTGA
- a CDS encoding 3-oxoacyl-ACP synthase III family protein — translation MLQHFRITGSARYLPGHKIESEELDARLGFPRGTTFARTGVQTRHQALAPENAATMAKRVIEDALASARTDLSGIDLLIDASLCLQQPIPCNAALIQEALGPAAAGIPCMDTHASCLGFFAALRTVNGLFASESLRRIVVVCSETSLLGVNWSEPESACLMGDGAAALVFERNPSPTPCALAMETFAEGAHLCEVAGGGHRLPSYAFNKAIESRYRFRMDGKALHKLASRHLPALVQRVLRDANCSPTELDVVPHQASGPAIELIARRLDIPRERFHVSISEHGNLVSASIPFVLHKVRQEKPAGSRILLLGTAAGYTQAAGVITL, via the coding sequence ATGCTCCAGCATTTCCGCATAACCGGTTCCGCTCGCTATCTGCCCGGCCACAAAATCGAGTCCGAGGAACTCGACGCCCGTCTCGGCTTTCCCCGCGGCACCACGTTCGCCCGCACCGGCGTGCAAACCCGTCACCAAGCGCTCGCTCCCGAAAACGCCGCTACCATGGCGAAACGCGTCATCGAAGATGCCCTCGCTTCCGCCCGCACCGATCTCTCCGGCATCGATCTCCTCATCGACGCCAGCCTCTGCCTCCAGCAACCCATTCCCTGCAACGCCGCCCTCATTCAGGAAGCCCTCGGCCCCGCCGCCGCTGGCATCCCATGCATGGATACACACGCCAGTTGCCTCGGTTTCTTCGCCGCCCTTCGCACCGTCAACGGCCTCTTCGCCAGCGAATCCCTCCGCCGCATCGTCGTCGTCTGCTCGGAAACCTCCCTCCTCGGCGTCAACTGGTCCGAACCCGAGAGCGCCTGCCTCATGGGCGACGGCGCCGCCGCCTTGGTCTTCGAGCGCAACCCGTCTCCCACTCCGTGCGCGCTCGCCATGGAAACCTTCGCCGAGGGCGCGCACCTCTGCGAAGTCGCCGGCGGCGGACACCGCCTGCCTTCCTACGCCTTCAACAAAGCCATCGAGTCCCGCTACCGCTTCCGTATGGACGGCAAAGCCCTCCACAAACTCGCCAGCCGCCACCTCCCCGCGCTCGTCCAGCGCGTCCTCCGCGACGCCAACTGTTCCCCCACCGAACTCGACGTCGTCCCCCACCAGGCCTCAGGTCCCGCCATCGAATTGATCGCCCGCCGCCTCGATATCCCGCGCGAGCGTTTCCACGTCTCGATCTCCGAACACGGCAACCTCGTCTCCGCCTCCATCCCGTTCGTCCTGCACAAAGTCCGCCAGGAAAAGCCCGCCGGCTCCCGTATCCTTCTACTGGGCACCGCCGCCGGTTACACTCAGGCCGCCGGAGTCATCACGCTGTGA
- the mqo gene encoding malate dehydrogenase (quinone), with the protein MQNSNHIENPDVIIVGSGVMSANLGALLKRLDPTLRIQLYEVTDGLAQEASHGWNNAGTGHAGICELSYTPTQKADGTVDVSNAIKIFEQFERSRQFWAYAVASGMVDKPKEFVNPLPHISFVHGAKWVDYLRARHSAMSAHHFFQEMEFSTDPAQIGSWAPLLTEGRGNVPIAATKMDSGTDMNFGAISRKLLAWLAKQDGCNVADNHRVLDLDKTADGWDVKVRDLKSGRTFRNRAKFVFLGAGGGSLKLLQKSGIPASKGLGGFPIGGQWIICENPAIVAQHQAKVYGQPLDAAPTMAVPHLDTRILDGKKTLLFGPFASWTTKFLHRKGSVMDLPGSVKPHNLGTLLKIGATNLGLVKYLVQQGTQSMKDRLDVLHVFYPAAKKEDWKLIDAGIRVQAIKKTDGQAGIVHYGTEVITNDEKTISALLGASPGASVSVHIVLEVIQKCFPQLLASNEGKARMKEMIPTYDVDIKRPENAAFFREVAQKAQQNLQLI; encoded by the coding sequence ATGCAGAACTCCAATCATATCGAGAACCCGGACGTCATCATCGTCGGCAGTGGTGTCATGTCCGCCAACCTCGGCGCGCTCCTCAAACGATTGGACCCCACGCTCCGCATCCAGCTCTACGAAGTCACCGACGGCCTCGCTCAGGAAGCCTCCCACGGCTGGAACAACGCGGGCACCGGCCACGCCGGCATCTGCGAGCTCAGCTACACGCCCACGCAAAAAGCCGACGGCACCGTCGACGTTTCCAACGCCATCAAAATCTTCGAGCAGTTCGAACGCTCCCGCCAGTTCTGGGCCTACGCCGTCGCCTCCGGCATGGTCGACAAGCCCAAGGAGTTCGTAAACCCGCTCCCGCACATCAGCTTCGTCCACGGCGCGAAGTGGGTCGATTACCTCCGCGCCCGCCACAGCGCCATGTCCGCGCACCATTTCTTCCAGGAAATGGAATTCTCCACCGACCCCGCCCAAATCGGCTCCTGGGCCCCGCTCCTCACCGAAGGCCGCGGCAACGTCCCCATCGCCGCCACCAAGATGGACAGCGGCACCGACATGAACTTCGGTGCCATCTCCCGCAAACTCCTCGCCTGGCTCGCGAAACAGGACGGCTGCAACGTCGCCGACAATCACCGCGTCCTCGACCTCGACAAAACCGCCGACGGCTGGGACGTGAAAGTCCGCGACCTCAAATCCGGCCGCACCTTCCGCAACCGCGCCAAATTCGTCTTCCTCGGTGCTGGCGGCGGCAGCCTCAAGCTCCTCCAAAAATCCGGCATCCCCGCGAGCAAAGGCCTCGGCGGTTTCCCCATCGGCGGCCAGTGGATCATCTGCGAAAACCCCGCCATCGTCGCCCAACACCAGGCCAAGGTCTACGGCCAGCCCCTCGACGCCGCGCCCACCATGGCCGTGCCACACCTCGACACCCGCATCCTCGACGGCAAAAAGACGCTCCTCTTCGGCCCCTTCGCCTCGTGGACGACCAAGTTCCTCCACCGTAAGGGCAGCGTCATGGACCTCCCCGGCTCCGTGAAACCGCACAACCTCGGCACGCTCCTCAAGATCGGCGCCACCAACCTCGGCCTCGTCAAATACCTCGTGCAACAAGGCACGCAGAGCATGAAGGACCGTCTCGACGTCCTCCACGTCTTCTACCCCGCTGCGAAAAAAGAAGACTGGAAACTCATCGACGCCGGCATCCGCGTCCAAGCCATCAAGAAGACCGATGGCCAGGCCGGCATCGTCCACTACGGCACGGAAGTCATCACCAACGACGAGAAGACCATCTCCGCCCTCCTCGGCGCGTCACCGGGTGCGTCGGTCTCTGTGCACATAGTCCTCGAAGTGATCCAAAAATGTTTCCCGCAACTCCTCGCGAGCAATGAGGGCAAAGCCCGCATGAAGGAAATGATCCCGACCTACGACGTGGATATCAAACGCCCCGAAAACGCCGCCTTCTTCCGTGAGGTCGCCCAAAAAGCCCAACAAAACCTCCAGCTGATCTGA
- a CDS encoding MBL fold metallo-hydrolase — protein MSLRVHFLNGGHCRHLLASIDGRTFRTVQFHAVLLAIEHPSLGWIVCDTGYGGRFLAATSAFPSRLYRWATPVSDNLPATSALARIGLHPADIRHLIITHFHADHIGGLRDFPQARVYFHEHALAPLLALKPFRQTRAAFLPSLLPDDLASRSHILPDSAFLPDARLPFRSCDLLGDSLLKAVFLPGHAPGQIGLEFTDTAARERPTLYCADAFWRSEQLLNNINLPRLTRSLQWDGPSYLSTINHLRTLARADTHRLLACHDDITQRHVAPS, from the coding sequence GTGAGCCTGCGCGTCCACTTCCTCAACGGCGGACACTGCCGCCACCTGCTCGCCTCCATCGACGGCCGCACCTTCCGCACCGTCCAATTCCACGCCGTCCTGCTCGCCATCGAGCACCCATCCCTCGGCTGGATCGTTTGCGACACCGGCTACGGCGGCCGCTTCCTCGCCGCCACCAGCGCCTTCCCCTCTCGCCTCTATCGCTGGGCCACGCCCGTCTCCGACAACCTTCCCGCCACATCCGCCCTCGCCCGCATCGGCCTGCATCCCGCCGACATCCGCCACCTCATCATCACCCATTTTCACGCCGACCACATCGGCGGCCTCCGCGACTTCCCCCAAGCCCGCGTCTATTTCCACGAACACGCTCTCGCTCCCCTCCTTGCATTAAAACCCTTCCGCCAAACCCGCGCCGCCTTCCTCCCGAGTTTGCTCCCCGACGACCTCGCCTCTCGCAGCCACATCCTCCCCGACTCCGCCTTCCTCCCCGACGCCCGCCTTCCGTTCCGCAGCTGCGACCTTTTGGGCGACAGCCTGCTCAAAGCCGTCTTCCTCCCCGGCCACGCCCCCGGCCAGATCGGTCTCGAATTCACCGATACCGCCGCGCGCGAGCGCCCCACGCTCTACTGCGCCGACGCCTTCTGGCGCTCCGAACAACTGCTCAACAATATCAACCTCCCGCGTCTCACCCGCTCGCTCCAGTGGGACGGCCCCTCCTATCTCTCCACGATCAATCACCTCCGCACGCTCGCTCGCGCCGACACCCACCGCCTCCTCGCCTGCCACGACGATATCACCCAACGCCATGTCGCGCCGTCTTAA
- a CDS encoding glycosyltransferase — MSRRLKIDLVAPPFEGHLHPILGLARILREYADIRIFSTPDAATRVADAGFQLHPILAAHARAVWSIPNTTRPVRGRPWMLLQQFRQNLRLLPDLRREISAAWATHPPDLAIVDFTLPSVGHWARERGIRWWTSHPSPLAIETPDGTPTYLGGWLPPATLLGKIRDASARKTIHLFKRAMFLTHARPLRAIGLDRIYRSDGSENVYSDDIILALGSAALEFPATWPRAVRFIGPSCYTPPPRDDVPLSLDPSRKNVLVTLGTHLPYTRRQLLSLLPVWAAQMPDIFFHYTTGGKQNTGHSAPTSSSASTELPSGPNWKTYRYLHYDSAVSRFDAVIHHGGAGIVYHTLNAALSAVVWPQDYDQFDFAARLAHHGLALRCSHPRQIPTALRRILTEPGSRERAAFFARDLHQIDQPALLKNLLHERGLL, encoded by the coding sequence ATGTCGCGCCGTCTTAAGATCGACCTCGTCGCGCCTCCGTTCGAGGGCCACCTCCACCCGATCCTCGGCCTCGCCCGCATCCTCCGCGAATACGCCGACATCCGCATCTTCTCCACCCCCGACGCCGCCACCCGCGTCGCCGACGCCGGTTTTCAACTACACCCGATCCTCGCCGCCCACGCGCGCGCCGTTTGGAGCATCCCCAACACCACCCGCCCCGTCCGCGGCCGCCCCTGGATGCTCCTCCAGCAATTCCGCCAAAACCTCCGCCTCCTCCCCGATCTCCGCCGCGAAATCTCCGCCGCCTGGGCAACACATCCGCCCGACCTCGCCATCGTCGATTTCACGCTCCCCAGCGTCGGCCACTGGGCCCGCGAGCGCGGCATCCGCTGGTGGACTTCACACCCGTCCCCACTCGCCATCGAGACACCCGACGGCACCCCAACCTACCTCGGCGGCTGGCTCCCACCCGCGACCCTCCTCGGCAAAATCCGCGACGCCTCCGCCCGCAAAACCATCCACCTCTTCAAACGCGCGATGTTCCTCACCCACGCGCGCCCGCTCCGCGCCATCGGCCTCGACCGCATTTACCGCTCCGACGGCTCCGAAAACGTTTACTCCGACGACATCATCCTCGCCCTAGGCTCCGCCGCCCTCGAATTCCCCGCCACCTGGCCCCGCGCCGTCCGCTTCATCGGCCCGTCCTGCTACACGCCACCCCCACGCGACGACGTCCCGCTCAGCCTCGATCCGTCCCGCAAAAACGTCCTCGTCACTCTCGGCACACACCTTCCCTACACGCGCCGCCAGCTCCTCTCGCTCCTCCCAGTCTGGGCCGCACAAATGCCCGACATCTTCTTCCACTACACCACCGGCGGGAAACAAAACACCGGCCACTCCGCCCCCACATCTTCATCCGCCTCCACTGAACTCCCCTCCGGCCCCAACTGGAAAACCTACCGCTACCTGCACTACGACTCCGCGGTCTCGCGCTTCGACGCCGTCATCCACCACGGCGGTGCCGGCATCGTCTACCACACGCTCAACGCCGCCCTCTCCGCCGTCGTCTGGCCGCAAGACTACGACCAGTTCGATTTCGCCGCCCGCCTCGCCCACCACGGCCTCGCCCTCCGTTGCTCCCACCCGCGCCAGATTCCCACCGCCCTCCGCCGCATCCTCACCGAGCCCGGCTCCCGCGAACGCGCGGCATTCTTCGCCCGCGATCTCCACCAGATCGATCAACCCGCTCTCCTGAAAAACCTCCTGCACGAACGCGGCCTGCTCTAA